In Syngnathus scovelli strain Florida chromosome 10, RoL_Ssco_1.2, whole genome shotgun sequence, the following are encoded in one genomic region:
- the frem1b gene encoding FRAS1-related extracellular matrix protein 1b isoform X3: protein MAAMSASPPLLLLLLLAGAVAGVIVEVNAGMQVARGRSAFLGKEMLQIRTEPDAHCKVEVVLNQPLTQRVGRMTPQVFDCDFLPDEVVYQHNGSPLLDSDQVLLRVYRLGSSETRVETVVVRVRVVDRSPGLVDLGPTTLGVPNFYALSNAIDRSVVNIRSQHGAACTVRLVTAAGVLTAGQLVREDDPLQRKGRDVAALCPGNRACASGTKEVHFLKTNCHDFLSLGLKYRHLSPPSPDLDYIAISVELREQETRALLETQSLWLPVRIVGATPNQPPRATFMASFILEVDQFVLTPITTATLDAEDLEGPKDGLAFNVSVPPPRGYITHLDKHSKPVGSFSWSDLHYLKVAYQPPNSSRPARDNFQMEFRAIDASDAFSPPIVVHVSIRAAETDAPRVSWNTGLDLLEGQSRAITWEELQIVDRDNLDDVVLVAVDGPTHGCLIVRGVKAFAFGVRDLREGMVAYEHSDSESTRDHVVFRISDGRHSLRYKFPINILPRDDMPPSLVNNVALEVPEGGALRLRPAALLASDPDSPDDHILFRVDTLPRAGRLVSRADPRNPGLPVTSFLQRELTQGLIFYQHSGDEIFEDSFDVTLADSHVPPNLSEAYTVSVVVFPMEDELPVESGGSVRHLTLKETQVAFVTRAHLRFSHPEHPHADLTYTITLPCHSPTRPSLMDAGRLIFVDGAAALRRDPTAPALKSFTQVGAWMGGQAVDRSADRACCGPWQHGVDHLKVAYMPPLEDIGPDPLDVRFVFTVSDRRGGALSGLDFNITVTPVNDRPPEAFTNLLRVEEGGTVCVTDEHVLVRDSDTHQSNLKVLLERPPRCGRLELRGQSLGPGDSFTLADLRGLAVRYVHDDSESTEDDAGLRVTDGVNAVLLDLLIHVVPVNDVPPQLNAGLQGELRCPEGGRVQLTADYVAATDRDSEDAELIFMLLRKPARGELHRAGLPVDKFTQMDLLQGHVFYVHTGGEIGPASTSDTVTLIISDGNEGGTDGCCVPLHGTLPVYDLNITLLPVNNKIPSVVLGASALQVDEGLRVCLRGAILGASDPDSTPEQLTFHLDAKPLHGFLENVQPAAGSEKSNAGIAVESFKLDELTSGFVNYVQSEHKGAEPTADRLLISVSDGLHHSASVPVDIVIKPTNDEAPSLRLANFTVKEGGTRELTPSLLDAFDLDAPPDELTFSLSAAPAHGSLKASVSHPGKEASASAIAVMSFTLRQLRQGMHLWYAHDDSESLDDRLTLRLTDGVHSLSATATVTVQPVDDHPPHLLKNAGAEVEPGVRRRLSTVVLQAEDADTPAHELFYLLHATPRLGNLQLESETGPMELGAGQNFTQDDVDANRLSYMPGERTDAAGFKGHDGFSFSLSDLEHQSSLHTFSINISAAHKGDIFVWTGEVRVRAGERVVLNTDFLRAWDGGGRPKRLRYTVTVAPRHGLLHAGTQPGVPLDTFTQMDVAAQRVCYTHDNGQLQRSDTFSFVVSNGERTQVGSVHLSIEEVDRIPPTLEVNAGMRVQDGGMATITAEHLRLSDAQASASKLTFTLTRLPRYGRLLLRGIPLGSAPSLLTQAGFTQADVDGRQLAYRHDPGADPTSRPLNDSFHFLPADGRNRGYLKYGQLRTEPAVFHIHVEHADRSAPFLTALGCPSEVVQLSDSRQALLITSKHLRAADTRSPSDQLQFAVITPPRFGHLENIRTGAYVQGRFSQRDVEGRSLVYVVPADVDVTEDGFLFRLSDPAGNVAVPQMLNLSWSRIELTASCFRMCETAGMLQIQIQRRGKSVDPAYVAIQAQDGTAKAGRDFTHSTAGLIQFDPGVDRKTWNIYLEADGLEENDEDFTVTLRNPKNAVLGQTTSAKVEIIDPRGGRCNLSIEQTAKATPPPTVATPPLAVATLLPAEDDVMLDVEAELLWETTHPPRGDVPNRRPFTDDHGQEDLQDQPHPPHTHKEVAKNAGNDGLKVLSASAKPDQKVWTFHSLTSLRLEEAVAVAPPADSATDEHHPGTAPVADDAEVDSHQRKMGRSLGGRCQEGWTHHGGCCYLASLFLGNWASAERACSLLSNSSLPSVRSRRELGWLWRFVGRKPFWMGSIKMAATHRGLSGASPCLLAKSSSRWTSADCNADVQHAFICEAPPLTRTR, encoded by the exons TCGCCCGGCCTGGTGGACTTGGGCCCGACCACCCTGGGGGTTCCCAACTTTTATGCACTCTCCAATGCCATTGACCGCTCGGTCGTCAACATCAGAAGCCAGCACGGTGCGGCGTGCACCGTGCGATTGGTCACCGCCGCTGGAGTGCTGACCGCCGGCCAGCTGGTGCGGGAGGACGATCCTCTCCAGAGGAAAG GTCGTGACGTGGCAGCACTTTGCCCGGGCAACCGAGCCTGCGCGTCGGGCACCAAGGAAGTCCATTTCCTGAAGACCAACTGCCACGACTTCCTGAGTTTGGGCCTCAAGTACCGACACCTAAGCCCGCCCTCGCCCGACCTTGACTACATCGCCATCAGCGTGGAGCTGAGGGAGCAGGAGACCAGGGCTCTGCTGGAG ACGCAGTCTCTGTGGCTGCCTGTCCGGATCGTCGGGGCAACGCCCAACCAGCCACCGCGGGCCACCTTCATGGCGTCCTTCATCCTGGAAGTGGACCAGTTTGTCCTGACGCCCATCACCACCGCCACACTGGACGCTGAAGACCTCGAGGGCCCCAAAGACGGGCTGGCGTTCAACGTGAGCGTCCCACCTCCCCGAGGCTACATCACCCACCTGGACAAGCATAGCAAGCCGGTCGGCTCATTCAGCTGGTCCGACCTCCACTACCTTAAGGTGGCCTACCAGCCGCCCAACAGCAGCCGCCCCGCGCGCGACAACTTTCAG ATGGAGTTCCGGGCCATTGATGCTTCCGACGCTTTCAGTCCGCCCATTGTTGTCCATGTGTCCATCAGGGCAGCGGAGACCGACGCGCCCCGGGTCTCCTGGAACACGG GTTTAGACCTGCTGGAGGGTCAATCGCGAGCCATCACGTGGGAGGAGCTGCAGATTGTGGACCGCGACAACCTCGATGACGTCGTCCTGGTTGCTGTGGATGGGCCCACCCACGGGTGCCTCATTGTGAGAG GTGTGAAGGCGTTTGCGTTCGGTGTGCGAGACCTGCGCGAGGGCATGGTGGCCTACGAGCACTCGGACAGTGAGAGCACCCGCGATCATGTGGTCTTCCGCATCAGCGACGGGCGCCATAGCCTGCGCTATAAGTTCCCCATCAACATCCTGCCACGCGACGACATGCCGCCCTCCCTGGTCAACAATGTGGCGCTGGAGGTGCCCGAGGGTGGCGCCCTCAGGCTGCGCCCAGCCGCCCTCTTAGCCTCCGACCCGGATTCGCCCGACGACCACATCCTCTTCAGGGTGGACACCCTCCCCAGGGCCGGCCGGCTTGTCTCCAGAGCCGACCCACGCAACCccg GCCTTCCAGTCACTTCCTTCCTCCAGCGCGAGTTGACTCAGGGTCTGATCTTCTACCAACACTCCGGAGACGAAATCTTTGAGGACTCCTTTGATGTCACGCTGGCCGACTCGCACGTGCCGCCCAACCTCTCGGAAGCTTAC ACGGTGTCAGTGGTGGTGTTCCCGATGGAGGACGAGCTCCCGGTGGAGTCCGGAGGCAGCGTGCGTCACCTGACGCTGAAGGAGACTCAAGTGGCCTTTGTCACCCGCGCGCACCTGCGCTTCAGCCACCCCGAACACCCACATGCCGACCTCACCTACACCATCACCCTGCCCTGTCACAGCCCGACGCGTCCCAG TTTGATGGACGCCGGCCGCCTCATCTTTGTAGACGGCGCCGCCGCCCTGCGGCGGGACCCCACGGCGCCGGCGCTCAAGTCCTTCACACAGGTGGGTGCGTGGATGGGCGGGCAAGCGGTGGACCGGAGTGCTGACCGCGCGTGTTGTGGCCCGTGGCAGCACGGGGTCGACCACCTGAAGGTGGCGTACATGCCGCCCCTGGAGGACATCGGCCCTGACCCACTCGATGTCCGATTTGTCTTCACTGTCAGCGACCGTCGCGGCGGTGCCCTTTCCGGCCTTGACTTCAATATCACCGTCACACCCGTGAACGACCGGCCGCCCGAG GCTTTCACCAACCTGCTGCGCGTGGAGGAAGGTGGGACGGTGTGCGTGACGGACGAGCACGTGCTGGTGCGCGACAGCGACACCCACCAATCGAACCTCAAGGTGTTGCTGGAGCGCCCGCCGCGCTGCGGTCGACTGGAACTGCGTGGGCAGAGCCTGGGACCCGGCGACTCATTCACGCTGGCCGATCTCAGAGGACTCGCCGTCAG GTACGTCCACGACGACTCGGAGAGCACAGAGGACGACGCCGGACTTCGCGTGACGGATGGCGTCAACGCCGTCTTGCTAGACCTGCTCATCCAC GTGGTGCCCGTGAACGACGTACCTCCGCAGCTGAACGCGGGCCTGCAGGGCGAGCTGCGCTGCCCCGAGGGCGGCCGCGTCCAGCTGACTGCTGACTACGTGGCGGCCACTGACCGCGACAGTGAGGATGCCGAGCTGATTTTCATGTTGCTGCGGAAGCCCGCCAGGGGCGAGCTGCACAGGGCGGGACTTCCAGTGGACAAGTTCACCCAGATGGACCTCCTGCAGGGTCACGTGTTCTACGTGCACACGG GTGGCGAGATTGGCCCCGCCTCCACATCCGACACCGTCACGCTCATCATCTCCGACGGCAACGAGGGCGGGACAGACGGCTGTTGCGTACCTCTGCATGGCACGCTCCCTGTGTACGACCTCAACATCACGCTGCTTCCGGTCAATAACAAAATTCCCAGCGTGGTCCTGG GAGCGTCCGCGTTGCAGGTGGACGAGGGTTTGAGGGTGTGCCTGCGCGGAGCCATCCTGGGGGCCTCGGACCCCGATAGCACTCCCGAGCAGCTGACCTTTCACTTGGATGCCAAGCCCCTGCACGGCTTCCTGGAAAACGTTCAGCCAGCAGCCGGGTCAGAAAAGAGCAATGCGGGAATCGCCGTAG AGTCATTCAAGCTGGACGAGTTGACGTCGGGCTTCGTCAACTACGTCCAATCAGAACACAAAGGGGCGGAGCCCACGGCGGACCGATTGCTCATTAGTGTGAGTGATGGCTTGCATCACTCTGCCTCTGTCCCCGTCGACATCGTCATCAAGCCCACCAATGATGAGGCGCCGTCGCTGCGTCTCGCCAACTTTACA GTGAAGGAGGGAGGCACGCGGGAGTTGACACCGTCCCTCCTGGACGCCTTTGACCTGGATGCCCCCCCGGACGAGCTGACCTTCAGCCTGTCAGCGGCGCCGGCGCACGGCAGCCTGAAGGCGAGCGTCTCCCACCCCGGAAAAGAGGCCAGCGCTTCCGCCATCGCCGTCATGTCCTTCACCCTGCGGCAGCTGCGCCAGG GCATGCACCTGTGGTACGCGCACGATGACTCGGAGAGTCTGGATGACCGGCTGACTCTGCGACTGACAGACGGCGTCCACTCGCTCAGTGCTACCGCCACCGTTACCGTGCAGCCCGTTGACGACCACCCGCCCCACCTCCTCAA GAATGCCGGGGCAGAGGTGGAGCCTGGTGTGCGGCGGCGGCTCTCTACCGTGGTCCTTCAGGCCGAGGATGCCGACACGCCGGCGCATGAACTCTTCTACCTGctgcacgccacgccacgcttgGGAAATCTGCAGTTGGAG AGCGAGACTGGCCCGATGGAGCTGGGGGCAGGTCAGAACTTCACTCAGGATGACGTGGATGCAAACCGGCTGAGCTACATGCCTGGCGAGCGCACCGACGCGGCCGGGTTCAAAGGTCACGACGGGTTCAGCTTCAGCCTCAGCGACCTGGAACACCAAAGCTCGCTCCACACCTTTTCTATCAACATCAGCGCCGCCCACAAAG GTGACATCTTTGTGTGGACGGGCGAGGTGCGCGTAAGGGCGGGAGAGCGCGTGGTCCTGAACACCGACTTCCTACGGGCGTGGGACGGCGGTGGGCGCCCCAAGCGGCTGCGCTACACGGTGACGGTGGCGCCGCGCCACGGCCTGCTGCACGCCGGAACGCAGCCTGGCGTGCCGCTCGACACCTTCACGCAAATGGACGTGGCTGCGCAGCGCGTCTGCTACACGCACGACAACGGGCAACTGCAACGCAGCGACACCTTCAG TTTTGTGGTGAGCAACGGTGAGCGGACACAAGTCGGCAGCGTGCATTTGTCCATCGAAGAGGTAGACCGCATCCCGCCGACGTTGGAGGTCAACGCGGGCATGCGCGTGCAAGACGGCGGCATGGCGACCATCACCGCCGAGCACCTGCGGCTCAGTGATGCTCAGGCGTCTGCCTCCAAGCTCACCTTCACGCTGACCCGGCTGCCGCGATACGGACGCTTGCTGCTGCGGGGCATCCCGCTCGGCTCCGCGCCCAGCCTCCTGACGCAGGCGGGCTTCACCCAGGCGGACGTGGATGGGCGCCAACTGGCTTACCGGCATGACCCGGGGGCCGACCCGACGAGCCGGCCGCTCAACGACAGCTTCCACTTCCTGCCTGCCGACGGCCGCAACCGGGGCTACTTGAAATACGGGCAGTTGAGGACGGAGCCGGCTGTCTTTCACATACAC GTGGAGCATGCGGACCGCTCGGCTCCCTTCCTAACTGCCTTGGGTTGCCCCAGCGAGGTGGTCCAGCTGAGCGACAGCCGCCAGGCACTGTTGATCACGTCCAAGCATCTGCGGGCCGCCGACACTCGCAGTCCGTCTGATCAGCTCCAGTTTGCCGTTATCACACCGCCCCGCTTTGGCCACCTGGAGAATATCCGCACCG GAGCTTAcgtccaaggccgtttctcacagCGAGATGTAGAGGGGCGCTCGCTGGTCTACGTGGTGCCTGCCGACGTAGACGTGACGGAAGACGGCTTCCTGTTCCGACTAAGCGACCCGGCAGGGAACGTCGCCGTGCCGCAAAT GCTGAACCTTTCCTGGTCCCGAATCGAGTTGACAGCCAGCTGTTTTCGGATGTGCGAGACGGCGGGAATGCTCCAGATCCAGATTCAACGGCGTGGGAAGAGTGTCGACCCGGCCTACGTGGCCATCCAG GCACAGGACGGGACTGCCAAAGCGGGTAGAGACTTTACACACAGCACAGCCGGACTGATACAGTTCGATCCAG GAGTGGACAGGAAAACGTGGAACATTTACCTGGAAGCCGACGGCCTGGAGGAGAATGACGAGGACTTCACGGTCACGTTGAGGAACCCCAAGAACGCCGTCTTGGGACAGACGACCTCAGCCAAGGTGGAAATAATTGACCCCAGAGGAG GACGTTGCAACCTCAGCATAGAGCAAACTGCCAAGGCCACTCCCCCTCCGACGGTTGCCACACCTCCTCTGGCGGTTGCCACACTCCTTCCGGCAGAGGATGACGTCATGCTGGATGTGGAGGCGGAGCTTCTGTGGGAGACCACCCACCCTCCCCGAGGCGACGTCCCGAACCGTCGACCCTTTACGGATGACCATGGCCAGGAAGATCTGCAGGACCAACcgcaccccccccacacacacaaagaagtcGCCAAAAATGCCGGCAATGATGGACTCAAG GTGCTGTCAGCGAGCGCAAAGCCGGACCAGAAAGTTTGGACG TTCCACAGTCTGACTTCTCTACGGTTGGAGGAGGCAGTGGCAGTGGCACCACCAGCAGATAGCGCCACCGATGAGCACCATCCAGGAACGGCCCCTGTGGCAGATGACGCGGAGGTGGACTCACACCAACGCAAA ATGGGGAGGTCGCTGGGTGGCCGCTGCCAAGAGGGCTGGACGCACCACGGCGGGTGCTGTTACCTGGCCAGCTTGTTCCTCGGCAACTGGGCCAGCGCCGAGCGCGCCTGCTCCCTCCT GTCCAACAGCAGCCTGCCAAGCGTCCGCTCCAGGCGAGAACTGGGCTGGCTCTGGAGATTTGTCGGCAGGAAACCCTTTTGGATGGGCAgcatcaagatggcggcaaCGCACCGAG GTCTTTCGGGGGCGTCGCCATGCTTGCTGGCGAAAAGCTCCTCCCGTTGGACATCCGCCGACTGCAACGCAGATGTGCAGCACGCCTTCATCTGTGAGGCACCACCGCTGACTCGCACTCGCTGA